One window from the genome of Streptomyces cadmiisoli encodes:
- the recQ gene encoding DNA helicase RecQ, translating to MGGTGGIGGMTAVADSEALATLHRVFGYEAFRGEQEAVIEHVVTGGDAVVLMPTGGGKSLCYQIPALVRPGTGVVVSPLIALMQDQVDALRALGVRAGFMNSTQDFDERRMVEAEFLAGELDLLYLAPERLRLEPTLDLLSRGKISVFAIDEAHCVSQWGHDFRPDYLALSLLGERWPDVPRIALTATATRATHQEITQRLGMPAARHFEASFDRPNIQYRIVPKADPKKQLLHFLREEHAGDAGIVYCLSRNSVEKTAEFLSRNGVEAVPYHAGLDAGTRAAHQSRFLREEGLVVVATIAFGMGIDKPDVRFVAHLDLPKSVEGYYQETGRAGRDGQPSTAWMAYGLNDVVQQRKLIQSGEGDEAFRRRAAAHLDAMLALCETVRCRRGQLLAYFGQEADATACGNCDTCTAPPETWDGTVAAQKVLSTVVRLQRERGQKFGAVQIIDILLGKRTAKVIQFDHDQLSVFGIGEELAEGEWRGVIRQLLAQGLLAVEGEYGTLVLTEASGSVLRREREVPLRKEPKKPVTSRSGGSGASSSGRGERKSKAAVAELPEELVPAFEALRAWRAEQAREQGVPAYVIFHDATLREIATVWPASVAELGGIGGVGEKKLATYGEGVLAVLASLTGPSGEDPAARPAAGADQDAQNALDDWPEMAEEPEPEPDDWA from the coding sequence ATGGGTGGGACAGGCGGGATCGGCGGAATGACGGCAGTCGCTGACAGCGAGGCACTGGCCACGCTGCACCGGGTCTTCGGATACGAGGCCTTCCGGGGAGAGCAGGAAGCGGTCATCGAGCATGTGGTGACCGGCGGTGACGCGGTCGTGCTGATGCCGACCGGCGGTGGCAAGTCACTGTGCTACCAGATCCCGGCCCTGGTCAGACCGGGTACGGGCGTGGTCGTCTCCCCGCTCATCGCGCTCATGCAGGACCAGGTGGACGCGCTGCGGGCACTGGGCGTGCGTGCCGGGTTCATGAACTCCACGCAGGACTTCGACGAGCGGCGCATGGTGGAGGCCGAGTTCCTGGCCGGGGAGCTGGATCTGCTCTACCTGGCGCCGGAGCGGCTGCGGCTGGAGCCCACGCTGGATCTGCTCTCCCGCGGCAAGATCTCGGTCTTCGCCATCGACGAGGCGCACTGCGTGTCCCAGTGGGGTCACGACTTCCGGCCCGACTACCTGGCGCTGTCGCTGCTCGGCGAGCGCTGGCCGGACGTGCCGCGGATCGCGCTCACCGCGACGGCCACCCGGGCGACCCACCAGGAGATCACCCAGCGGCTGGGCATGCCGGCGGCCCGGCACTTCGAGGCGAGCTTCGACCGGCCCAACATCCAGTACCGGATCGTGCCGAAGGCCGACCCCAAGAAGCAGCTGCTCCACTTCCTGCGCGAGGAGCACGCGGGCGACGCGGGCATCGTCTACTGCCTGTCGCGCAACTCGGTCGAGAAGACGGCGGAGTTCCTGTCCCGCAACGGCGTCGAGGCGGTGCCGTACCACGCCGGTCTGGACGCGGGCACGCGCGCGGCGCACCAGTCCCGCTTCCTGCGGGAGGAGGGCCTGGTCGTGGTGGCGACCATCGCCTTCGGCATGGGCATCGACAAGCCGGACGTGCGGTTCGTCGCCCACCTCGACCTGCCGAAATCGGTGGAGGGGTACTACCAGGAGACGGGCCGTGCGGGGCGTGACGGGCAGCCGTCCACGGCCTGGATGGCCTACGGGCTCAACGACGTCGTGCAGCAGCGCAAGCTGATCCAGTCGGGTGAGGGCGACGAGGCGTTCCGGCGGCGGGCCGCCGCCCACCTCGACGCGATGCTGGCGCTGTGCGAGACGGTCCGGTGCCGCCGGGGCCAGCTGCTCGCCTACTTCGGCCAGGAGGCGGATGCGACGGCCTGCGGCAACTGCGACACCTGCACGGCCCCGCCCGAGACCTGGGACGGCACCGTCGCGGCCCAGAAGGTGCTGTCGACGGTGGTGCGGTTGCAGCGGGAGCGGGGCCAGAAGTTCGGTGCGGTGCAGATCATCGACATCCTGCTGGGCAAGCGGACCGCCAAGGTGATCCAGTTCGACCACGACCAGCTCTCCGTGTTCGGCATCGGGGAGGAGCTGGCCGAGGGCGAGTGGCGGGGTGTGATCCGGCAGCTGCTGGCCCAGGGGCTGCTCGCGGTCGAGGGGGAGTACGGGACGCTCGTGCTGACCGAGGCCAGCGGTTCGGTGCTGCGGCGGGAGCGGGAGGTTCCGCTGCGCAAGGAGCCGAAGAAGCCGGTGACCTCGCGCTCGGGCGGGTCGGGGGCGTCGTCCTCCGGCCGGGGCGAGCGCAAGTCGAAGGCGGCCGTCGCCGAGCTGCCCGAGGAGCTGGTCCCCGCCTTCGAGGCGCTGCGCGCGTGGCGCGCCGAACAGGCCCGCGAGCAGGGTGTCCCGGCGTACGTCATCTTCCACGACGCCACGCTTCGGGAGATCGCCACCGTGTGGCCGGCCTCCGTCGCGGAGCTCGGGGGCATCGGTGGCGTCGGCGAGAAGAAGCTGGCGACGTACGGGGAGGGGGTCCTCGCGGTGCTGGCCTCTCTGACCGGCCCGTCGGGCGAGGACCCGGCCGCCCGCCCGGCGGCCGGCGCCGACCAGGACGCGCAGAACGCACTGGACGACTGGCCCGAGATGGCGGAGGAGCCGGAACCGGAGCCGGACGACTGGGCTTAG
- the nuoN gene encoding NADH-quinone oxidoreductase subunit NuoN: MSATAVHSLWTTAADPISKIDAPKIEYAQLSPILIVLGAAIVGVLVEAFVPRKSRYVAQMFVSAVGLVAAFAGVVALAADGYATTKAHIAAMGAIAVDGPALFLQGTILLAALVALFTFAERRLDPAAHGNPVDSFAAQAASVPGSDSEKAAVKAGFATTEVFPLLLFASAGMLLFPAANDLLTLFVALEVFSLPLYLMCALARRKRLMSQEAAVKYFLLGAFASAFTLFGIALLYGYAGSMSYGTIAQVVDGTVTDVTPALADTMGNDALLLVGAALIVMGLLFKVGAVPFHMWTPDVYQGAPTPVTGFMAAATKVAAFGALLRILYVVLPGLRWDWRPVMWGVAIVTMLGGAIIAITQTDIKRLLAYSSIAHAGFILAGVIATTPDGVSSVLFYLAAYSFVTIGAFAVVTLVRDAGGEATHLSKWAGLGRRSPLVAAVFAVFLLAFAGIPLTSGFAGKFAVFKAAAEGGAAPLVVIGVLSSAIAAFFYIRVIVLMFFSEPRPEGPTVAVPSPLTMTAIGVGVAVTLVLGVAPQYFLDLAGNASVFVR, encoded by the coding sequence GTGAGCGCAACAGCCGTCCACAGCCTGTGGACAACCGCGGCCGACCCGATCTCGAAGATCGACGCGCCGAAGATCGAATACGCCCAGCTGTCACCCATCCTGATCGTCCTGGGTGCGGCGATCGTCGGGGTGCTGGTCGAGGCGTTCGTACCGCGCAAGTCCCGGTACGTCGCCCAGATGTTCGTGTCGGCCGTCGGTCTCGTCGCGGCGTTCGCCGGCGTCGTCGCCCTCGCGGCCGACGGATACGCCACCACCAAGGCACACATCGCGGCGATGGGCGCCATCGCGGTCGACGGACCGGCCCTGTTCCTCCAGGGCACGATCCTGCTGGCCGCGCTGGTCGCCCTGTTCACCTTCGCCGAACGCCGACTGGACCCGGCGGCGCACGGCAACCCGGTCGACTCCTTCGCCGCGCAGGCGGCCTCCGTGCCGGGCAGCGACAGCGAGAAGGCCGCGGTCAAGGCCGGTTTCGCCACCACCGAGGTCTTCCCGCTGCTGCTGTTCGCGTCGGCCGGCATGCTGCTCTTCCCGGCGGCCAACGACCTGCTGACGCTGTTCGTGGCGCTGGAGGTCTTCTCGCTGCCGCTGTACCTGATGTGCGCGCTGGCCCGCCGCAAGCGGCTGATGTCGCAGGAAGCCGCCGTCAAGTACTTCCTGCTGGGCGCGTTCGCCTCCGCGTTCACCCTGTTCGGCATCGCCCTGCTGTACGGCTACGCCGGCTCGATGTCCTACGGCACGATCGCGCAGGTCGTCGACGGCACGGTCACCGACGTCACCCCCGCGCTCGCGGACACCATGGGCAACGACGCGCTGCTGCTGGTCGGCGCCGCGCTGATCGTCATGGGCCTGCTGTTCAAGGTGGGCGCGGTGCCGTTCCACATGTGGACGCCGGACGTGTACCAGGGCGCGCCGACGCCGGTGACCGGCTTCATGGCGGCGGCGACCAAGGTGGCCGCGTTCGGCGCGCTGCTGCGCATCCTGTACGTGGTCCTGCCCGGCCTGCGCTGGGACTGGCGGCCGGTGATGTGGGGCGTGGCGATCGTGACCATGCTCGGTGGCGCGATCATCGCGATCACGCAGACCGACATCAAGCGACTGCTGGCGTACTCGTCCATCGCGCACGCAGGCTTCATCCTGGCCGGTGTGATCGCCACGACGCCGGACGGTGTCTCGTCGGTCCTCTTCTACCTGGCGGCGTACTCGTTCGTGACGATCGGCGCCTTCGCGGTGGTCACGCTGGTGCGGGACGCGGGCGGCGAGGCGACGCACCTGTCCAAGTGGGCGGGGCTCGGCCGGCGTTCGCCGCTGGTGGCGGCCGTGTTCGCGGTGTTCCTGCTGGCCTTCGCCGGTATTCCGCTGACCTCCGGCTTCGCCGGGAAGTTCGCGGTGTTCAAGGCGGCGGCGGAGGGCGGCGCGGCCCCGCTGGTCGTGATCGGTGTGCTCTCGTCGGCCATCGCGGCGTTCTTCTACATCCGGGTCATCGTCCTGATGTTCTTCAGCGAGCCGCGGCCCGAGGGGCCGACGGTCGCCGTTCCGTCGCCGCTGACGATGACGGCGATCGGGGTGGGCGTGGCGGTCACGCTGGTGCTGGGTGTGGCGCCGCAGTACTTCCTGGATCTCGCCGGGAACGCGAGCGTGTTCGTCCGCTGA
- a CDS encoding NADH-quinone oxidoreductase subunit M, producing the protein MSFPLLTATAVLPAIGAIATAAVPATRRTAAKWLALLVSLATLALAVVVLIRFDPGGARYQLTESHSWIADFGVRYELGVDGIAVALIALTALLMPFIILAGWHDADPLETGNRRWRPTQGFFALILAVEAMVIISFEATDVFLFYIFFEAMLIPMYFLIGGFGDRAHEHGEEAASTQRSYAAVKFLLYNLAGGLVMLAAVIGLYVVAGNFSLTEIAEARANGSLEMSTSTERWLFLGFFFAFAVKAPLWPLHTWLPNAMGESTAPVAVLITAVVDKVGTFAMLRFCLQLFPEASQWATPVILVLALISIIYGALLAVGQRDIKRLVAYASISHFGFIVMGIFAMTSQGQSGATLYMVNHGISTAALMLVAGFLISRRGSRLIADYGGVQKVAPVLAGTFLIGGLATLSLPGLAPFVSEFLVLVGTFARYPVIGIIATFGIVLAALYTLVLYQRTMTGPVKPEVSAMPDLRVRELVVVAPLIALLIVLGVYPKPLTDIVNPAVQQTMSDVQKQDPQPEVEAAK; encoded by the coding sequence ATGTCCTTTCCTCTGCTGACAGCGACGGCGGTGCTCCCGGCGATCGGGGCGATCGCCACGGCCGCCGTGCCGGCCACGCGGCGCACCGCCGCGAAATGGCTGGCACTGCTGGTCTCGCTCGCCACCCTCGCCCTCGCCGTCGTGGTGCTGATCCGCTTCGACCCCGGCGGCGCGCGGTACCAGCTCACCGAGTCCCACTCCTGGATCGCGGACTTCGGCGTCCGGTACGAACTGGGCGTGGACGGTATCGCGGTGGCGCTGATCGCGCTGACCGCGCTGCTGATGCCGTTCATCATCCTGGCGGGCTGGCACGACGCCGACCCGCTGGAGACCGGAAACAGGCGCTGGCGGCCGACACAGGGCTTCTTCGCCCTGATCCTGGCCGTCGAGGCGATGGTGATCATCTCCTTCGAGGCCACCGACGTCTTCCTCTTCTACATCTTCTTCGAAGCCATGCTCATCCCGATGTACTTCCTCATCGGCGGCTTCGGGGACCGTGCCCACGAGCACGGCGAGGAGGCGGCGTCGACCCAGCGGTCGTACGCGGCCGTGAAGTTCCTGCTCTACAACCTGGCCGGCGGTCTGGTCATGCTGGCCGCGGTGATCGGCCTCTACGTGGTCGCCGGCAACTTCTCGCTCACCGAGATCGCCGAGGCCCGGGCCAACGGCTCGCTGGAGATGTCGACCAGCACCGAACGCTGGCTGTTCCTGGGCTTCTTCTTCGCCTTCGCGGTGAAGGCCCCGCTGTGGCCGCTGCACACCTGGCTGCCCAACGCGATGGGGGAGTCCACCGCCCCGGTGGCGGTCCTCATCACGGCGGTCGTCGACAAGGTCGGCACCTTCGCGATGCTGCGCTTCTGCCTCCAGTTGTTCCCGGAGGCCTCGCAGTGGGCGACGCCGGTCATCCTCGTCCTCGCCCTGATCAGCATCATCTACGGAGCGCTGCTCGCGGTCGGCCAGCGGGACATCAAACGCCTGGTGGCGTACGCGTCGATCTCGCACTTCGGCTTCATCGTGATGGGCATCTTCGCGATGACCAGCCAGGGCCAGTCGGGCGCGACGCTGTACATGGTCAACCACGGGATCTCGACGGCCGCGCTGATGCTGGTGGCCGGCTTCCTGATCTCCCGGCGCGGCTCGCGGCTCATCGCCGACTACGGCGGTGTCCAGAAGGTCGCCCCCGTGCTGGCCGGCACCTTCCTGATCGGCGGCCTGGCGACCCTCTCGCTGCCCGGCCTCGCGCCCTTCGTGAGTGAGTTCCTGGTCCTGGTCGGCACGTTCGCGCGCTATCCGGTGATCGGCATCATCGCCACCTTCGGCATCGTGCTCGCCGCGCTCTACACCCTCGTCCTCTACCAGCGGACGATGACCGGCCCGGTGAAGCCCGAGGTCTCGGCGATGCCCGACCTCAGGGTGCGCGAGCTGGTGGTGGTCGCCCCGCTGATCGCGCTGCTGATCGTCCTGGGCGTCTACCCGAAGCCCTTGACGGACATCGTGAACCCGGCGGTGCAGCAGACCATGTCCGACGTACAGAAGCAGGACCCCCAGCCCGAGGTGGAGGCGGCCAAGTGA
- the nuoL gene encoding NADH-quinone oxidoreductase subunit L — protein MENLIALLIAAPLLGAAVLLCGGRRLDGVGHLIGTALSVLSFVFGAILFADMLGRSAEQREMTQHLFSWIPVEGFQADVAFQLDQLSMTFVLLISGVGSLIHVYSIGYMEHDERRRRFFGYLNLFLAAMLLLVLADNYLLLYVGWEGVGLASYLLIGFWQHKPSAATAAKKAFLVNRVGDMGLSIAIMLMFTTFGTFAFGPVLGSVGDTSEGTLTAIALMLLLAACGKSAQVPLQSWLGDAMEGPTPVSALIHAATMVTAGVYLIVRSGAIFNAAPDAQLVVTIVGAVTLLFGAIVGCAKDDIKKALAGSTMSQIGYMILAAGLGPIGYVFAIMHLVTHGFFKAGLFLGAGSVMHGMNDEVDMRKYGGLRKYMPITFITFGLGYLAIIGFPGLSGFFSKDKIIEAAFAKGGTEGWILGGAALLGAALTAYYMTRVMLMTFFGEKRWQPDEHGNEPHPHESPKVMTIPMILLAFGSVFAGAYFSIGERFVSWLKPVTGYEHGHPPVSALTVTVSTVAVMVLGVAVAYGQYGRRPVPVVAPRGSLLTRAARRDLLQDDFNHVVLVRGGEHLTRSLVYVDHTLVDGVVNGTAASVGGLSGRMRRMQNGFARSYAVSMFGGAALIVAATLLMRAV, from the coding sequence GTGGAGAACCTGATTGCGCTGCTCATCGCGGCGCCCCTGCTCGGAGCGGCCGTCCTGCTGTGCGGCGGCCGCCGGCTCGACGGTGTCGGCCATCTGATCGGCACCGCCCTGTCGGTCCTCTCGTTCGTCTTCGGTGCGATCCTCTTCGCCGACATGCTCGGCAGGAGCGCCGAGCAACGCGAGATGACCCAGCACCTGTTCAGCTGGATCCCCGTGGAGGGCTTCCAGGCGGACGTCGCCTTCCAGCTCGACCAGCTGTCGATGACGTTCGTGCTGCTGATCTCCGGCGTCGGCTCGCTCATCCACGTGTACTCGATCGGGTACATGGAGCACGACGAGCGCCGCCGCCGCTTCTTCGGCTATCTGAACCTGTTCCTCGCGGCGATGCTGCTGCTCGTCCTCGCCGACAACTACCTCCTGCTGTACGTCGGCTGGGAGGGCGTCGGCCTCGCCTCCTACCTGCTGATCGGCTTCTGGCAGCACAAGCCCAGCGCCGCGACCGCCGCGAAGAAGGCGTTCCTGGTCAACCGGGTCGGCGACATGGGCCTGTCGATCGCGATCATGCTGATGTTCACCACCTTCGGCACCTTCGCCTTCGGGCCGGTGCTCGGCAGTGTGGGGGACACCTCCGAGGGCACGCTCACCGCCATCGCCCTGATGCTGCTGCTCGCCGCCTGCGGCAAGTCGGCCCAGGTGCCGCTGCAGTCCTGGCTCGGGGACGCGATGGAGGGCCCGACCCCGGTCTCCGCCCTCATCCACGCCGCGACGATGGTGACGGCGGGCGTCTACCTGATCGTCCGCTCCGGCGCGATCTTCAACGCCGCGCCGGACGCGCAGCTGGTGGTCACCATCGTGGGCGCGGTCACGCTCCTGTTCGGTGCGATCGTCGGTTGCGCGAAGGACGACATCAAGAAGGCGCTGGCCGGATCGACCATGTCGCAGATCGGCTACATGATCCTCGCGGCGGGCCTCGGCCCCATCGGCTACGTCTTCGCGATCATGCACCTGGTGACGCACGGCTTCTTCAAGGCCGGGCTGTTCCTCGGGGCCGGTTCGGTGATGCACGGCATGAACGACGAGGTCGACATGCGCAAGTACGGCGGCCTGCGCAAGTACATGCCGATCACCTTCATCACCTTCGGACTCGGCTACCTCGCGATCATCGGCTTCCCGGGCCTGTCCGGCTTCTTCTCCAAGGACAAGATCATCGAGGCGGCGTTCGCCAAGGGCGGCACCGAGGGCTGGATCCTCGGCGGCGCGGCCCTGCTCGGCGCGGCCCTCACGGCGTACTACATGACGCGCGTGATGCTGATGACCTTCTTCGGTGAGAAGCGCTGGCAGCCGGACGAGCACGGCAACGAGCCGCACCCGCACGAGTCGCCCAAGGTCATGACGATCCCGATGATCCTGCTGGCGTTCGGATCGGTCTTCGCCGGCGCGTACTTCAGCATCGGTGAGCGCTTCGTGAGCTGGCTGAAGCCGGTCACCGGCTACGAGCACGGGCATCCGCCGGTCAGCGCGCTCACGGTCACCGTGTCCACCGTGGCCGTGATGGTGCTGGGCGTCGCCGTCGCCTACGGGCAGTACGGCCGCCGCCCGGTCCCGGTGGTCGCCCCGCGCGGGTCGCTGCTCACCCGGGCCGCCCGCCGCGATCTGCTCCAGGACGACTTCAACCATGTGGTCCTGGTCCGCGGCGGCGAGCACCTCACGCGCTCCCTGGTGTACGTCGACCACACCCTGGTCGACGGAGTCGTCAACGGCACGGCGGCCTCGGTGGGCGGCCTGTCCGGACGGATGCGCCGGATGCAGAACGGCTTCGCGCGCAGTTACGCGGTCTCGATGTTCGGCGGCGCGGCGCTCATCGTCGCCGCGACCCTGCTGATGAGGGCGGTCTGA
- the nuoK gene encoding NADH-quinone oxidoreductase subunit NuoK produces the protein MNPVNYLYLAALLFTIGATGVLIRRNAIVLFMCIELMLNACNLAFVAFSRMHGNLDGQIIAFFTMVVAAAEVVVGLAIIVSLFRSRHSASVDDASLMKL, from the coding sequence GTGAACCCCGTCAACTACCTGTATCTCGCCGCCCTGCTGTTCACGATCGGCGCGACCGGCGTGCTGATCCGGCGGAACGCGATCGTGCTGTTCATGTGCATCGAGCTGATGCTCAACGCCTGCAACCTCGCGTTCGTCGCCTTCTCCCGGATGCACGGCAATCTCGACGGCCAGATCATCGCGTTCTTCACGATGGTCGTCGCCGCGGCGGAAGTCGTGGTCGGGCTCGCGATCATCGTGTCGCTGTTCCGTTCCCGCCACTCGGCCTCGGTCGACGACGCCAGCCTGATGAAGCTGTAA
- a CDS encoding NADH-quinone oxidoreductase subunit J, giving the protein MSAQLAAYSTSTGEAVQFWILGTVAVIGALCTVFMKKAVHSALCLAGTMIVLAVFYLANGAYFLGIVQIVVYTGAIMMLFLFVVMLVGVTAADSLKETIKGQRWLALLCGLGFGVLLVGGIGSASLTEFNGLGQANAGGNVEGLAALIFTKYVFAFELTGALLITAAVGAMVLTHRERTEAAKTQRELAEQRVREGKHVPPLPAPGVYARHNAVDVAGLLPDGTTSDLTVSKTLRERGQVRDVSAEAINDLRALEQRSQERLERNAIEPPTLKRTEEASK; this is encoded by the coding sequence ATGAGCGCGCAGCTCGCCGCCTACTCCACCTCCACCGGAGAGGCGGTCCAGTTCTGGATCCTCGGCACCGTCGCGGTGATCGGCGCCCTGTGCACCGTCTTCATGAAGAAGGCCGTGCACAGCGCGCTCTGCCTGGCCGGCACCATGATCGTCCTGGCGGTGTTCTACCTGGCCAACGGTGCCTACTTCCTGGGCATCGTGCAGATCGTCGTCTACACGGGCGCGATCATGATGCTGTTCCTGTTCGTGGTGATGCTCGTCGGTGTCACCGCGGCGGACTCCCTGAAGGAGACCATCAAGGGGCAGCGCTGGCTCGCCCTGCTGTGCGGGCTCGGCTTCGGCGTCCTGCTGGTCGGCGGCATCGGCAGCGCCTCCCTGACGGAGTTCAACGGCCTCGGCCAGGCCAACGCCGGCGGAAACGTGGAGGGCCTGGCCGCCCTCATCTTCACCAAGTACGTCTTCGCGTTCGAGCTCACCGGCGCCCTGCTGATCACGGCCGCCGTCGGCGCCATGGTGCTCACCCACCGTGAGCGCACGGAGGCCGCCAAGACGCAGCGCGAACTGGCCGAGCAGCGGGTGCGCGAGGGCAAGCACGTGCCGCCGCTGCCGGCGCCCGGTGTGTACGCGCGGCACAACGCGGTGGACGTCGCCGGCCTGCTCCCCGACGGCACCACGTCCGACCTGACGGTCAGCAAGACGCTGCGTGAGCGCGGCCAGGTCAGGGACGTGTCGGCCGAGGCGATCAACGACCTGCGCGCGTTGGAGCAGCGCTCGCAGGAGCGCCTGGAGCGGAACGCGATCGAGCCGCCGACGCTCAAGCGGACCGAGGAGGCGTCGAAGTGA
- the nuoI gene encoding NADH-quinone oxidoreductase subunit NuoI: MAEEPKEAGQSKPGFQNPVAGFGVTFKAMFKKRLTEQYPEQQKTTAPRFHGRHQLNRHPDGLEKCVGCELCAWACPADAIYVEGADNTEEERYSPGERYGRVYQINYARCILCGLCIEACPTRALTMTNEFELADSSRADLIYTKEQLLAGLDEGMVDTPHAIYPGTDEQDYYRGLVTEAAPGTERQVALSQGETPEEADAASGADEPAPKKVMGR; this comes from the coding sequence ATGGCTGAGGAGCCCAAGGAGGCCGGGCAGTCGAAGCCCGGTTTCCAGAACCCCGTGGCCGGCTTCGGTGTGACCTTCAAGGCCATGTTCAAGAAGCGGCTGACCGAGCAGTACCCGGAGCAGCAGAAGACCACAGCTCCCCGTTTCCACGGACGGCACCAGCTCAACCGCCATCCGGACGGCCTGGAGAAGTGCGTCGGCTGCGAGCTGTGCGCCTGGGCCTGCCCCGCGGACGCCATCTACGTGGAGGGCGCGGACAACACCGAGGAGGAGCGCTACTCCCCGGGCGAGCGGTACGGGCGCGTCTACCAGATCAACTACGCCCGCTGCATCCTGTGCGGTCTGTGCATCGAGGCGTGCCCCACGCGCGCGTTGACCATGACGAACGAGTTCGAGCTCGCCGACTCCAGTCGCGCCGACCTCATCTACACCAAGGAGCAGCTGCTCGCCGGCCTCGACGAGGGCATGGTCGACACGCCCCACGCGATCTACCCGGGGACGGACGAGCAGGACTACTACCGAGGGCTGGTGACCGAGGCCGCGCCCGGCACGGAGCGCCAGGTCGCGCTCTCCCAGGGCGAGACGCCCGAGGAGGCCGACGCGGCCTCCGGCGCGGACGAGCCGGCACCGAAGAAGGTGATGGGCCGATGA
- the nuoH gene encoding NADH-quinone oxidoreductase subunit NuoH, whose product MSPYFVAAEDLSMFGRDPWWLVAVKAVFCFAFLMVTVLFSIVWERKVVAWMQLRIGPNRHGPWGMLQSLADGIKLMLKEDLIVKRADKVVYVLAPIVAAIPAFMAIAVIPFGPAGNEISIFGQRTTMQLTDLPIAMLYILAVASVGIYGIVLAGWSSGSTYPLLGGLRSCAQMISYEIAMGAAFASVFLYSGSMSTSAIVEAQQDRWYVILLPVSFVIYIVTMVGETNRAPFDMPESEGDLVGGFNTEYSSIKFAMFMLAEYVNMVTVSAVSVTLFLGGWRAPWPISTFWEGANHGWWPMLWFVVKVQLLLFFFIWLRGTLPRVRYDQLMKLGWKVLIPVSVVWLMLVATVRTLRNENYDFADIALYVGGGVLALLLLSFVADFFRERGRPAPEAPAQAAGFDPMAGGFPVPPLPGQELPPVPRRPSRRDRELIVSGGSDTHSDGTLDGKEASDG is encoded by the coding sequence ATGAGCCCGTACTTCGTCGCCGCTGAAGACCTCTCCATGTTCGGCCGCGACCCGTGGTGGCTGGTCGCCGTCAAGGCCGTGTTCTGCTTCGCCTTCCTGATGGTGACCGTGCTGTTCTCCATCGTCTGGGAGCGCAAGGTCGTCGCCTGGATGCAGCTGCGCATCGGCCCCAACCGGCACGGCCCCTGGGGCATGCTCCAGTCGCTGGCCGACGGCATCAAGCTGATGCTCAAGGAAGACCTCATCGTCAAACGCGCGGACAAGGTCGTCTACGTCCTCGCGCCGATCGTCGCGGCCATCCCGGCCTTCATGGCGATCGCGGTGATCCCCTTCGGCCCGGCCGGCAACGAGATCTCGATCTTCGGCCAGCGCACCACGATGCAGCTGACCGACCTGCCGATCGCGATGCTCTACATCCTCGCCGTCGCCTCGGTCGGCATCTACGGCATCGTGCTCGCGGGCTGGAGCTCCGGATCCACCTATCCGCTCCTCGGCGGACTGCGGTCCTGCGCCCAGATGATCTCGTACGAGATCGCGATGGGCGCCGCCTTCGCCTCGGTGTTCCTCTACTCCGGGTCGATGTCGACGTCGGCGATCGTCGAGGCGCAGCAGGACCGCTGGTACGTGATCCTGCTGCCGGTCTCCTTCGTGATCTACATCGTGACGATGGTGGGCGAGACCAACCGCGCCCCGTTCGACATGCCGGAGTCCGAGGGCGACCTGGTCGGCGGCTTCAACACCGAGTACTCGTCGATCAAGTTCGCGATGTTCATGCTCGCCGAGTACGTGAACATGGTGACGGTCTCCGCCGTGTCCGTGACGCTCTTCCTGGGCGGCTGGCGGGCACCCTGGCCGATCTCCACGTTCTGGGAGGGCGCGAACCACGGCTGGTGGCCGATGCTCTGGTTCGTCGTCAAGGTGCAGTTGCTGCTGTTCTTCTTCATCTGGCTGCGCGGCACGCTGCCCCGCGTCCGCTACGACCAGCTGATGAAGCTCGGCTGGAAGGTCCTGATCCCGGTCTCCGTCGTGTGGCTGATGCTCGTGGCGACGGTGCGGACCCTGCGCAACGAGAACTACGACTTCGCCGACATCGCGCTGTACGTCGGCGGCGGAGTCCTCGCCCTGCTGCTGCTCTCCTTCGTCGCGGACTTCTTCCGCGAGCGCGGCAGGCCCGCGCCCGAAGCACCCGCCCAGGCCGCCGGCTTCGACCCGATGGCGGGCGGATTCCCGGTGCCTCCGCTGCCCGGACAGGAGCTGCCGCCGGTGCCGCGACGCCCGTCGCGCCGCGATCGGGAGCTCATTGTCAGTGGTGGGTCCGATACTCACAGTGACGGAACTCTGGATGGAAAGGAGGCGTCCGATGGCTGA